GGATGAAGGTGGCGCCGACGATGTCGAGCGCGGCGGTCTCCGACGCCACCGCCCACCCGCGGTCGAGGCGGCCGAGGACGAGGGGGCGGATGCCGTGGGCGTCGCGCGCGGCGTAGAGGGTGTGCTCGTCCATGAACGCCAGGGAGAAGGCCCCCTCGAGCATGGGGAGGACCTGCATGGCCGTCCGCTCGAGCGACTGCTCGCCCTCCTCGCCGGTCATCCCGGCGAGCAGCGCGGTGATGACGGCGGTGTCGGTCGACGAGCCCCGGCCGAGCTCGCCCCGCAGGTCCGTGCCGTACTTCTCGCGCACCAGCGTCATGAGCGAGGCGGTGTTGGTGAGGTTGCCGTTGTGCCCGACGGCGACCGTCCCCGACGCCGTGGGGCCGAGCGTGGGCTGCGCGTTCTCCCACGAGCTGGCGCCCGTCGTGGAGTAGCGCACGTGCCCGATCGCGATGTGGCCCGTGAGCGAGGACAGGGCGCGGTCGTCGAAGACCTGGGAGACGAGGCCCATGTCCTTGTAGACGAGGATCTGCTCGCCGTTGCTGGCGGCGATGCCCGCCGACTCCTGGCCGCGGTGCTGGAGGGCGTAGATCCCGAAGTAGGTGAGCCGCGCGACGTCCTCGCCCGGCGCCCAGACGCCGAAGACCCCGCACTCGTCCTGGGGGCCCTTCTCGCCGGGCAGAAGGTCGTGGGTCAGACGTCCGTCTCCGCGTGCCACGCCCGTCATGCTCCCACACCTGCCCCCGGGCGCTCGTCGGTGTTCAGGATGGTCCGCAGGGTGGACACCCGGGCGGACACCCAGCGCCGGTGGGAAGCGCGCTCAGGACCCCGCGAGGACGAAGCGCACGCGGTGCTCGACGGCGTCGACCGCCTCCAGCCGGACGCGCACCGGCTCGCCCAGCGGCAGGTCCGCGCCGGTCACCTCGCCGCGCACGGCCGGCTCCCCCACGACGACGGTGCCCCGGCCTGCCTCGTCGAGGTCGACGACCACGCCTTCGAACGTCTCCCCCTCGCGTCCGGCGAGCACCAGCGCCTCGACGACGTTGACCGCGGCGTTCTCGAACCGGCTCGCGCGCTGGGTGGTGCGCGCCATCGTCCGGGGCAGGCTCGGCAGCGCGGTCCGCACCCAGTCCGGGACCTCCTGCCCCGCTCGCGCGGCCAGGCAGACCTCCAGCCCGTACCGGTCGACGAGGCGGCGAAGCGGCGCGGTGACGTGCGCGTACTCCGCGGCGATGGCGGCGTGGCGCGACCCCGCCGGTGCCGGGCCGTCTCCGCTGCCCGGCCGGCCGTTGCCGGCGTCGGGCCGGCCGTTGCCGGCGCCGGGGTCGACGCCGAACGCGAGGTACCCGGCCCCGCGGAACAGCGACGTGGCGGCGGTGAGGAAGGCGGCGTGCGCCGGGACGCCGGAGTCCAGGCCGCGGACCAGGTCCGGGTAGGAGGCCGCGGCGGGCCAGTCGATCCCCAGCGCCCGGGCGGTGCGGCGCAACCGGGCGAGGTCGCGGGGGTCGGCCTCCTCCAGCGTGCGGAGCACCCCGATGCCGCACTCGCGCATGATGCCGGCCGCCGCGATGCCGGTGAGCAGGGAGATCTGGGCGTTCCACCCCTCGACGGGCAGCGTGGCGCGCAGCTCCAGCGCGTAGCCGCCGTCGGCGGGGACCACCTCCTGCTCCGGCAGGTCGAGCGACACGCCCCCGCGGGCGTGCTCCTGCGCCTGGCGGGCGGTGCCCACCTCGCGGAGCAGGTCGGGCAGGTGGGCGGGGACCTCGGGGTCGTGCCCGCCGTCGACGACGGCCTGCACCTGGGCGTAGGTGAGCTGGGCGCGGCTGCGCACGAGGCCGCGGCGCACGTCGGCCTCCCGCAGCGTGCCGTCGTCGTCGAGCACGAGGCGCCACACGCACGCGGGCCGGATCTCGCCCGGCAGGAGGCTGGCGGCGCCGGCGCTCAGCGCCGGCGGGTGGAGCGGGATCGACCCGGTGGGCCCGTAGACGGTGACCCCGCGCTCCTGGACGGCGGCGTCGAGCGCGCCGCCCGGCGTGACGAACGCGGCGACGTCGGCGATGGCGTAGGAGAGGACGTACCCGCCCGGGCGGCGCTCGATGGCCACGGCCTGGTCGAGGTCGCGGGAGCCCGGCGGGTCGATGGTGACGAGCTCGAGGTCGGTGCGGTCCTCCGCGGCACCGGGCCCGGCCGCGGCCGCGCGCTCCGCCTCGGCGAGCGCGGCGGCCGGGAAGTCGACGG
The sequence above is a segment of the Georgenia faecalis genome. Coding sequences within it:
- a CDS encoding RNB domain-containing ribonuclease; this translates as MLSPSVVVPAAAEQQVQAALDRVRAELEIPVDFPAAALAEAERAAAAGPGAAEDRTDLELVTIDPPGSRDLDQAVAIERRPGGYVLSYAIADVAAFVTPGGALDAAVQERGVTVYGPTGSIPLHPPALSAGAASLLPGEIRPACVWRLVLDDDGTLREADVRRGLVRSRAQLTYAQVQAVVDGGHDPEVPAHLPDLLREVGTARQAQEHARGGVSLDLPEQEVVPADGGYALELRATLPVEGWNAQISLLTGIAAAGIMRECGIGVLRTLEEADPRDLARLRRTARALGIDWPAAASYPDLVRGLDSGVPAHAAFLTAATSLFRGAGYLAFGVDPGAGNGRPDAGNGRPGSGDGPAPAGSRHAAIAAEYAHVTAPLRRLVDRYGLEVCLAARAGQEVPDWVRTALPSLPRTMARTTQRASRFENAAVNVVEALVLAGREGETFEGVVVDLDEAGRGTVVVGEPAVRGEVTGADLPLGEPVRVRLEAVDAVEHRVRFVLAGS